A window of the Camelus ferus isolate YT-003-E chromosome 22, BCGSAC_Cfer_1.0, whole genome shotgun sequence genome harbors these coding sequences:
- the GADD45B gene encoding growth arrest and DNA damage-inducible protein GADD45 beta translates to MTLEELVACDNAAQKMQTVSAAVEELLVAAQRQDRLTVGVYESAKLMNVDPDSVVLCLLAIDEEEEDDIALQIHFTLIQSFCCDNDIDIVRVSGMQRLAQLLGEPAETQGTTEARDLHCLLVTNPHTDAWKSHGLVEVASYCEESRENNQWVPYISLQER, encoded by the exons ATGACGCTGGAAGAGCTCGTGGCGTGCGACAACGCGGCGCAGAA GATGCAGACGGTGAGCGCCGCGGTGGAGGAGCTGCTGGTGGCCGCGCAGCGCCAGGACCGCCTCACCGTGGGGGTGTACGAGTCGGCCAAGCTGATGAATGT GGACCCTGACAGCGTGGTCCTGTGCCTCCTGGCCAttgatgaggaggaagaagatgacATCGCCCTGCAGATCCACTTCACGCTCATCCAGTCTTTCTGCTGTGACAACGACATCGACATCGTGCGGGTGTCGGGCATGCAGCGGCTGGCACAGCTGCTGGGCGAGCCAGCCGAGACCCAGGGCACCACCGAGGCTCGGGACCTGCACTGCCTCCTGGTCACG AACCCTCACACAGATGCCTGGAAAAGCCACGGTCTGGTGGAGGTGGCCAGTTACTGTGAAGAGAGCCGGGAGAACAACCAGTGGGTCCCCTACATCTCCCTCCAGGAGCGCTGA